The Lepidochelys kempii isolate rLepKem1 chromosome 25, rLepKem1.hap2, whole genome shotgun sequence genome contains a region encoding:
- the MAP2K2 gene encoding dual specificity mitogen-activated protein kinase kinase 2, which yields MPAKRKPVLPALTITPTIAEGPSPDGSSEANLVDLQKKLEELELDEQQKKRLEAFLTQKAKVGELKDDDFERISELGAGNGGVVTKVQHKPSGLIMARKLIHLEIKPAIRNQIIRELQVLHECNSPYIVGFYGAFYSDGEISICMEHMDGGSLDQVLKEAKRIPEEILGKVSIAVLRGLAYLREKHQIMHRDVKPSNILVNSRGEIKLCDFGVSGQLIDSMANSFVGTRSYMSPERLQGTHYSVQSDIWSMGLSLVELSIGRYPIPPPDSKELEAIFGRPMVDGAEGEPHSISPRPRPPGRPVSGHGMDSRPAMAIFELLDYIVNEPPPKLPNGVFTQDFQEFVNKCLIKNPAERADLKMLMNHAFIKRSEVEEVDFAGWLCKTLRLNQPSTPTRTAM from the exons aTGCCGGCCAAGAGGAAGCCGGTGCTGCCGGCCCTGACGATCACCCCGACCATCGCCGAGGGCCCGAGCCCGGACGGCTCCTCCGA GGCAAACCTGGTAGATCTGCAGAAGAAGCTGGAGGAATTGGAATTGGATGAGCAGCAGAAGAAGAGGCTGGAGGCTTTCCTCACCCAGAAAGCCAAGGTTGGGGAGCTGAAGGATGACGACTTTGAGAGGATCTCCGAGCTGGGAGCTGGCAACGGTGGGGTGGTCACCAAAGTGCAGCACAAACCCTCAGGACTCATTATGGCACGAAAG CTGATTCATTTAGAAATTAAACCCGCCATTCGTAATCAAATTATCCGAGAGCTGCAGGTCCTGCACGAGTGTAACTCTCCGTACATTGTGGGTTTCTATGGAGCTTTCTACAGCGATGGGGAGATCAGCATCTGCATGGAGCACATG GATGGAGGCTCTCTAGATCAAGTGTTGAAAGAAGCCAAAAGGATTCCGGAGGAGATCTTGGGGAAAGTCAGCATAGCG GTTCTGCGAGGTTTGGCCTATCTAAGAGAGAAGCATCAGATCATGCACAGAG ATGTGAAACCTTCTAACATCCTGGTCAATTCCCGGGGAGAGATAAAGCTATGTGACTTTGGGGTTAGCGGTCAGCTCATTGATTCCATGGCAAACTCCTTTGTGGGGACTCGATCCTACATGTCT CCTGAGCGGTTGCAGGGCACTCATTACTCAGTTCAATCCGACATCTGGAGCATGGGTCTCTCCCTGGTGGAGCTGTCTATCGGAAGGTACCCAATCCCCCCACCAGACTCCAAGGAACTGGAAGCGATATTTGGCCGTCCCATGGTCGATGGGGCAGAGGGAGAACCTCACAGCATCTCACCGCGGCCCAGACCCCCAGGGCGCCCTGTCAGTG GCCATGGAATGGACAGTCGGCCTGCAATGGCTATCTTCGAACTGCTGGACTATATTGTTAATGAG CCTCCTCCTAAGCTGCCGAATGGAGTTTTCACACAAGACTTCCAGGAGTTTGTAAATAAATG CTTAATTAAAAATCCAGCAGAACGGGCAGATCTGAAGATGCTGATG AATCACGCCTTTATCAAACGCTCTGAAGTGGAAGAGGTGGATTTTGCAGGCTGGCTATGTAAAACGCTGCGGTTAAAccagcccagcacccccacccGCACTGCCATGTGA